AAAGAGACAGGTAAACGCGTTTCTAAGGTATGAATCACTTCAAATTTACGTCGATTCAATAACCCATAATATTTACTCAGTTTTTGCCACGTTAAAGACAATAAAATCCCTGCCAATGCTACAGTCATAACTCCTACCCCTGATGGAAACCGAGAAGGAAGTTCTACTTTTGTGACAAAAAATCCGGCTACCGACATTAAAAAGGCATTCCCAATCAACATAATACTGTGAAGAGTTTGACGACGGGCTACCAATTTCTCCATCGTTTCGACATAAAGCTTATATTGCTCTAAAATAAGCTTTTGGCTCTCTAGGTCATCTGGTACGTTAATTCCTCTAAACAGTTCCCTCTCTAATTCTGTTTCTGGATAGTTATCTTGTGACATATACTTAAAATCTTACTGCTCAATAAAAATTTTACTCCCATTTCCTTCTCCGAACCCAACTGAGCATCAGTTTGGTCTAAATCGCGCACTTCGCGCCGGTATCTTCTATATTTTGGCTCGCAGCGCGGAAGATGGTCACTGCTTTTTACCCCAACCGGAACTGATCGCCTCGGCGAAAGAATTACTCTCTAATCAAGACCATCAGGCTGAATCAGAAACTGTAGAAGGTGTTATCGAAGAGATGGTTAGTAATAGCGATCTAATTGTAGAAGAAGTAGAAGGGGGAATGCGACTCTACTTCAAACCTACCTTTTACCACACCGAAAATAATCTAGCTAGGATATTGCGAGAGCGTACCTCTACAAAGATTGAAATAGATACTCAACGAGTCAATAATTGGATCGAACGCTACACCCTAAAAAAACAGATACAGCTATCCCCACAGAGAGAGAAAAGCAGTAGAGATGGCCGCTTCCCAAACCGTCATGATTCTCACCGGAGGACCCGGCTGCGGTAAAACCTTCACCACAAAAACAATTGTAGCTCTGTGGAAGGCAATGGGAAAGAAGATAGGCTTAGCCGCCCCCACCGGGAGAGCAGCGCAACGCTTAAGCGAGATGGCGGGATTAGAAGCTCGTACGGTACACCGCCTGTTGGAATTTGACCCCAAGAGAAGAGATTTTCAAAAGAATAGCGATAATCCCCTACCCTACGATGCTTTAATTGTAGACGAGTCCTCGATGCTCGATCTGTTTCTGGCTCACTCCTTGTTGAAAGCTATCGCACCTCAAACCCAATTGTTACTGGTAGGAGACGTGGATCAACTCCCCAGCGTGGGACCAGGTAATGTCTTAGGCGATCTCATTAATTCCAATAAAATTACTAACGCAACACTAACAGAAGTATTCCGACAGTCAGCCCAGAGTGCAATTATCACTGCAGCACACCAAATTAACCAAGGGAAGTACCCTAAATTAGAAAAAATCTCTAATAACCCTCAATCCGACTGCCTCTGGCACAGCGGTGGCTCCCAACTCGAACACGGAGTACAGACTATCTCTGAACTAATTACAGATTTTATACCCAAACTCGGATTTAATCCCCTCACTGACGTTCAGGTACTATCTCCTATGACGAGAGGTCTTATA
The DNA window shown above is from Gloeocapsa sp. PCC 73106 and carries:
- a CDS encoding ATP-dependent RecD-like DNA helicase; the encoded protein is MAASQTVMILTGGPGCGKTFTTKTIVALWKAMGKKIGLAAPTGRAAQRLSEMAGLEARTVHRLLEFDPKRRDFQKNSDNPLPYDALIVDESSMLDLFLAHSLLKAIAPQTQLLLVGDVDQLPSVGPGNVLGDLINSNKITNATLTEVFRQSAQSAIITAAHQINQGKYPKLEKISNNPQSDCLWHSGGSQLEHGVQTISELITDFIPKLGFNPLTDVQVLSPMTRGLIGTRNLNQVLQKLLNPPHSDKTEVTAGGHTFRVGDRIIQLKNDYNRGVFNGDLGIVRKINLIDRLAISKRSA